One part of the Lycium ferocissimum isolate CSIRO_LF1 chromosome 8, AGI_CSIRO_Lferr_CH_V1, whole genome shotgun sequence genome encodes these proteins:
- the LOC132068744 gene encoding LOW QUALITY PROTEIN: beta-amyrin 28-monooxygenase-like (The sequence of the model RefSeq protein was modified relative to this genomic sequence to represent the inferred CDS: deleted 1 base in 1 codon): MEFFYVSLLCLFVYLISLSLHFLFYKNKSALSGPFPPGKTGWPIVGESLEFLSTGWKGHPEKFIFDRIAKYSSIVFKTHLLGEQAVVFCGASGNKFLFSNENKLVQAWWPNSVNKVFPSSTQTSSKEEAIKMRKMLPNFFKPEALQRYVGIMDHIARRHFASGWENNDQVVVFPLAKRYTFWLACRLFLSVEDPTHVAKFADPFDVLASGLISIPVDLPGTPFNRAIKASNFIRKELVAIIKQRKIDLGEGKASATQDILSHMLLTCDENGKFMQELDIADKILGLLIGGHDTASSACTFIVKYLLELPEIYQGVYKEQMEIAKSKAPGELLNWEDVKKMKYSWNVACEVLRLAPPLQGAFREALADFVFNGFSIPKGWKIYWSANSTHKSPDFFPEPEKFDPSRFEGSGPAPYTFVPFGGGPRMCPGKEYARLEILVFMHHLVKRFKWEKIIPDEKIVVNPMPIPAKGLPVRLYSHNQQA, encoded by the exons ATGGAGTTCTTCTATGTCTCTCTTCTTTGCCTATTTGTTTATTTGATTTCCCTCTCCCTTCACTTCCTCTTCTACAAGAACAAATCCGCCTTGTCCGGCCCCTTTCCTCCGGGCAAGACAGGGTGGCCTATAGTTGGAGAGAGCCTCGAGTTTCTCTCCACTGGTTGGAAAGGCCACCCCGAAAAATTTATCTTCGATCGTATAGCTAAGTACTCTTCCATTGTCTTCAAAACTCACCTTCTAGGTGAACAAGCCGTTGTTTTTTGTGGTGCCTCGGGCAACAAATTCTTGTTTTCGAATGAAAACAAACTAGTACAAGCATGGTGGCCAAATTCTGTTAACAAAGTCTTTCCATCTTCAACACAAACATCTTCTAAAGAAGAAGctattaaaatgagaaaaatgctACCGAATTTCTTCAAACCCGAAGCGTTGCAACGTTACGTTGGTATCATGGACCATATAGCCCGACGTCACTTTGCTTCCGGATGGGAAAATAATGATCAAGTTGTTGTTTTCCCATTAGCAAAACGTTACACTTTTTGGTTAGCATGTAGATTGTTTTTGAGTGTGGAAGATCCTACCCATGTGGCTAAATTCGCAGATCCTTTCGATGTTTTGGCTTCTGGTTTGATTTCTATCCCTGTAGACTTGCCTGGAACACCATTTAATCGAGCAATTAAGGCTTCAAATTTTATTAGGAAAGAGCTAGTGGCGATTATTAAACAAAGGAAGATTGATTTGGGAGAGGGGAAAGCATCAGCAACACAAGATATATTGTCACACATGCTCTTAACGTGTGATGAAAATGGGAAATTCATGCAGGAGTTGGATATTGCTGACAAGATATTAGGGTTGTTAATTGGTGGACATGATACTGCTAGCTCTGCTTGTACTTTCATAGTTAAGTATCTTCTT GAGCTTCCAGAGATCTATCAAGGAGTTTACAAAG AGCAAATGGAGATAGCCAAATCAAAGGCTCCAGGGGAATTATTGAACTGGGAAGACGTTAAAAAGATGAAATATTCATGGAATGTTGCCTGTGAAGTATTAAGACTTGCCCCACCACTTCAAGGTGCTTTTAGGGAAGCCCTTGCTGATTTCGTCTTCAATGGTTTCTCCATTCCAAAAGGATGGAAG ATATATTGGAGTGCAAATTCTACCCACAAGAGTCCAGACTTCTTCCCTGAACCTGAAAAATTTGACCCTTCAAGATTTGAAGGAAGTGGACCTGCTCCATACACATTTGTACCATTTGGTGGAGGACCAAGAATGTGCCCCGGAAAAGAGTATGCTCGTCTAGAAATTCTTGTTTTCATGCATCATCTTGTTAAAAGATTCAAGTGGGAGAAAATTATTCCAGATGAGAAAATCGTCGTCAATCCGATGCCGATTCCGGCGAAGGGACTCCCCGTCCGACTCTACAGTCACAACCAGCAGGCATGA